A part of Hippopotamus amphibius kiboko isolate mHipAmp2 chromosome 16, mHipAmp2.hap2, whole genome shotgun sequence genomic DNA contains:
- the LOC130839338 gene encoding leukocyte immunoglobulin-like receptor subfamily A member 6, producing the protein MTPTRTALLCLGLSVGLGTQVQAGTLPKPTIWAEPGSVIPWGSPVTIWCQGTRGAQEFRLDKEGSSAPWNRQSPLEPGVKAKFSIPHMTEPYAGRHHCSYNSSTAWSEHSDPLELVVTGVYYKPTLSALPSPVVTSGGNVTLQCGSWQGMDRFILTKEGEHKSSRTLDTQRRPDGQTQALFPVGPVTPTHRWTFRCHGFNRDKPQVWSEPSDPLELLVAGVSGKPSLLTPQGPVVASGQNLTLQCRSDVGYDRFALSKEGGQDLLQHPARQPQAGLSQADVPLGRVTNAHGGRYRCYGGHNLSSEWSAPSDPLDILVAGEEPAGRLPDTPSLSVQPGSLVASGENVTLLCQSGSRTGTLLLSKEGAAHPPLRLRAKSRGGQFQAEFSMSPVTSAHSGTYRCYSSLSSHPYLLSQPSDPLELLVSDHTVENLVRMGVAAAILLGLGILLFQDRHGHGGTPGAARS; encoded by the exons ATGACCCCCACCCGCACGGCCCTGCTCTGCCTCg GGCTGAGTGTGGGCCTGGGGACCCAGGTGCAGGCAG GGACCCTCCCCAAACCCACCATCTGGGCTGAGCCAGGCTCTGTGATCCCCTGGGGGAGCCCCGTGACCATCTGGTGTCAGGGGACCCGGGGAGCCCAGGAGTTCCGTCTGGATAAAGAGGGAAGCTCAGCCCCCTGGAACAGACAGAGCCCACTGGAGCCCGGGGTTAAGGCCAAGTTCTCCATCCCACACATGACAGAGCCCTACGCAGGGAGACATCACTGTTCCTATAACAGCTCCACTGCCTGGTCAGAGCACAGTGACCCCCTGGAGCTGGTGGTGACAG GAGTTTACTACAAACCCACCCTCTCAGCCCTGCCGAGCCCGGTGGTGACCTCAGGAGGGAACGTGACCCTCCAGTGTGGCTCATGGCAGGGAATGGACAGGTTCATTCTGACTAAGGAAGGAGAACACAAGTCCTCCCGGACCCTGGACACACAGCGACGCCCCGATGGGCAGACCCAGGCCCTGTTCCCTGTGGGCCCCGTGACCCCCACACACAGGTGGACGTTCAGATGCCACGGCTTTAACAGGGACAAACCCCAGGTGTGGTCAGAACCCAGTGACCCCCTGGAGCTCCTGGTCGCAG GTGTGTCTGGGAAGCCCTCCCTCCTGACCCCACAGGGCCCTGTCGTGGCCTCTGGACAGAACCTGACCCTCCAGTGTCGCTCTGATGTCGGCTACGACAGATTCGCTCTGTCCAAGGAGGGGGGACAGgacctcctccagcaccctgccCGGCAGCCCCAGGCCGGGCTCTCTCAGGCCGACGTCCCCCTGGGCCGGGTGACCAACGCCCACGGGGGCCGGTACAGATGCTACGGTGGACACAACCTCTCCTCCGAGTGGTCGGCCCCCAGTGACCCCCTGGACATCCTGGTGGCAGGTGAGGAGCCAGCGG gACGGCTCCCTGACACGCCCTCGCTCTCGGTGCAGCCAGGCTCCTTGGTGGCCTCAGGAGAGAACGTGACGCTGCTGTGTCAGTCAGGGAGCAGGACAGGCACTTTGCTTCTGTCCAAGGAGGGGGCAGCCCATCCCCCTCTGCGTCTTAGAGCAAAGTCCCGAGGTGGGCAGTTCCAGGCCGAATTCTCCATGAGTCCTGTGACCTCAGCCCACAGTGGGACCTACAGGTGCTACAGCTCACTCAGCAGTCACCCCTACCTGCTGTCACAGCCCAGTGACCCCCTGGAGCTCCTGGTCTCAG ACCACACGGTGGAGAACCTCGTCCGGATGGGTGTGGCTGCCGCGATCCTGCTGGGCCTCGGGATTCTGCTCTTTCAGGATCGACACGGCCATGGAGGAACCCCAGGTGCAGCCAGGAGCTGA